The proteins below are encoded in one region of Clostridium fermenticellae:
- the argC gene encoding N-acetyl-gamma-glutamyl-phosphate reductase has translation MIKAGIIGSTGYAGQQLVWLLSKHTDVKIVFLCSHSYDGSYYNNIYKNYTGYSKDICINMQEAENKFSDINILFIALPHGKSFNIVKKALDKGVKVIDLGADFRIKNKETYKKWYGIEHTSSNLLSKSIYGLPEINREKIKEASLIANPGCYPTASILALTPLLKNNLIHTDSIIIDAKSGATGAGRSAKIDNIFTECNESIKAYSVACHRHTPEIEQELSNISNTDIKLTFTPHLVPMNRGILSICYATLNKKGITEKDIYDMYRKFYMGEQFVKVVDFMPETRWVRGSNMCHIGLRVDLRTNRIIVGSAIDNLMKGAASQAVQNMNLMFGLEESKCIDFPSMAL, from the coding sequence ATGATAAAAGCAGGTATAATAGGTTCTACTGGATATGCCGGACAGCAGTTAGTATGGCTTTTAAGCAAACACACAGATGTAAAAATAGTTTTTTTATGTTCTCACAGTTATGATGGAAGTTATTATAATAATATATACAAAAACTATACTGGTTACTCAAAAGATATTTGCATAAATATGCAGGAAGCTGAAAATAAATTTAGTGATATAAATATTTTATTTATTGCCCTTCCTCACGGCAAATCCTTTAATATAGTAAAAAAAGCTTTAGATAAAGGTGTTAAAGTAATAGATCTTGGTGCTGATTTCAGAATAAAAAACAAAGAAACCTACAAGAAGTGGTATGGAATAGAACATACAAGCAGCAATTTATTAAGTAAATCTATATATGGACTTCCAGAGATAAATAGAGAAAAGATTAAAGAAGCTTCTCTTATAGCAAATCCTGGATGTTATCCAACAGCAAGCATACTAGCTTTAACTCCTCTTTTAAAGAATAATTTGATACATACGGATTCCATCATAATAGATGCAAAATCAGGGGCAACTGGTGCCGGCAGATCTGCTAAAATTGACAATATATTTACAGAATGCAATGAATCAATAAAAGCATATTCTGTTGCCTGTCACAGGCATACTCCGGAGATAGAACAGGAACTTTCAAACATATCCAACACTGATATTAAACTTACATTTACACCTCATCTTGTTCCTATGAATAGAGGTATACTATCTATATGTTATGCTACACTTAATAAAAAAGGAATTACCGAAAAGGATATATATGATATGTATCGTAAATTTTATATGGGAGAACAATTTGTAAAGGTTGTTGACTTCATGCCCGAAACCAGATGGGTTAGAGGTTCTAACATGTGCCATATAGGATTAAGAGTTGACTTAAGGACTAATAGAATAATTGTCGGATCAGCAATAGATAACCTTATGAAAGGTGCAGCAAGTCAAGCCGTTCAAAATATGAATTTGATGTTTGGTTTAGAAGAATCTAAGTGCATTGACTTTCCATCTATGGCATTATAA
- the argB gene encoding acetylglutamate kinase, which produces MINNGDPKSLEFDPLPLLKKFIGKTFVIKYGGSILKNREAANAFIEDIVMMKHVGIDIVIVHGGGPEISKWLDRVNIESKFVNGLRVTDENVMDVVEMVLSGHINKDISARLSNHGISAVGLSGRDSNLIKAKKKYVYNGNKKIDIGFVGEVASINKNLISNLIERGRVPVIAPIGCDLNGNRYNINADYAASAISSSLKAEKLIILTDVKGVYKDVNDESSIISEITPSMIKKYIREKVIDGGMIPKMECCIEAIEDGTKNVHLIDGRKDHSAILDIINSSGTKITRELEGREKRCQRAI; this is translated from the coding sequence ATGATAAATAATGGGGACCCTAAGTCTTTAGAATTTGATCCGTTACCTTTATTAAAAAAATTCATAGGTAAAACTTTTGTAATAAAATATGGCGGAAGTATATTGAAAAATAGAGAGGCTGCAAATGCCTTTATAGAAGATATAGTAATGATGAAACATGTAGGTATTGATATTGTAATAGTTCATGGTGGAGGACCGGAAATATCAAAGTGGCTTGATAGGGTTAACATAGAAAGTAAGTTTGTAAATGGACTTAGAGTCACTGATGAAAATGTTATGGATGTAGTTGAAATGGTTCTTTCAGGACATATTAATAAAGATATATCGGCTAGACTAAGCAATCATGGCATAAGTGCTGTTGGGCTGAGTGGAAGGGACAGTAATTTGATTAAGGCTAAAAAGAAATATGTATATAATGGAAATAAAAAAATAGATATAGGCTTTGTTGGAGAAGTTGCGAGTATAAATAAAAATCTTATTTCAAATCTGATTGAGAGAGGGAGGGTGCCAGTTATAGCACCTATTGGATGTGATTTAAATGGAAATAGATATAATATAAATGCAGATTATGCTGCATCAGCGATTAGTTCATCTCTCAAGGCTGAAAAGCTAATAATACTCACAGATGTAAAGGGAGTATATAAAGATGTAAATGATGAAAGCAGTATAATAAGTGAAATAACTCCGAGTATGATAAAAAAATATATTAGAGAAAAAGTAATTGATGGTGGAATGATTCCAAAAATGGAATGCTGTATAGAAGCAATTGAAGATGGTACTAAAAATGTGCATCTTATAGATGGCAGGAAGGATCATAGTGCAATTTTAGATATAATAAATAGTTCTGGTACAAAGATTACAAGGGAATTGGAAGGGAGAGAAAAGCGATGCCAAAGAGCAATATAA
- a CDS encoding aspartate aminotransferase family protein, translating into MPKSNIMDTYGRFDVIFKKGIGCKLYDDKGTEYMDFVSGVAVNCLGHSNPAIIEAITDQVQNEIQISNYYWNDKAVKLSNRLTDLSDHEAVFFCNSGTEAIEGGLKVARKYGKIKGGNKKNIIIYMDNSFHGRTMGALSVTGQKKYQEDFEPLIGGTTNAKFNDIEDIKSKINEDVCGIIIEPIQGEGGVVCADSAYLKGVKALCEKYDALLIFDEVQCGVGRTGSLFAYKKFDVIPDVICMAKGLGAGFPIGAVMTNKRASVLTHGDHGSTFGGNPLACAVGCAVLDELVDNKILDKVDDKSDYMVSKLKKLKEKYNIIEEIKGMGFLLGLKLSIDVSEFSKRCFEHKLLLITAGKDVIRILPPLNIEKEDIDKFIIKLEEVIKTF; encoded by the coding sequence ATGCCAAAGAGCAATATAATGGATACTTATGGAAGATTTGATGTTATTTTTAAGAAAGGAATTGGCTGTAAACTATATGATGATAAAGGTACAGAATATATGGATTTTGTATCTGGAGTTGCAGTAAACTGTCTCGGACATAGTAATCCGGCAATAATTGAAGCTATAACAGATCAGGTCCAAAATGAAATACAGATATCAAATTATTACTGGAATGATAAAGCTGTAAAATTATCTAATAGATTAACAGATTTAAGTGATCATGAAGCTGTATTTTTTTGTAATAGTGGCACTGAAGCTATTGAAGGAGGACTTAAAGTTGCAAGAAAATATGGAAAGATAAAGGGCGGAAATAAAAAGAATATAATAATATATATGGATAATTCATTTCATGGAAGAACTATGGGAGCATTATCTGTTACCGGTCAGAAAAAATATCAAGAGGACTTTGAACCTTTAATTGGGGGAACTACAAATGCTAAGTTCAACGATATAGAAGATATAAAAAGTAAGATAAATGAAGATGTCTGCGGAATTATAATTGAACCGATACAAGGAGAAGGTGGAGTTGTTTGTGCGGATAGCGCGTATTTAAAAGGAGTAAAAGCATTATGTGAAAAATATGATGCGCTCTTAATATTTGATGAAGTTCAGTGCGGCGTAGGTAGAACTGGGAGTTTGTTTGCATATAAAAAATTTGATGTTATACCTGATGTTATTTGTATGGCAAAAGGACTAGGAGCCGGATTTCCAATAGGCGCGGTTATGACAAATAAAAGAGCATCCGTTTTAACTCATGGAGATCACGGAAGTACCTTTGGCGGAAATCCACTTGCTTGTGCAGTTGGATGTGCGGTTTTAGATGAGCTTGTAGACAATAAAATATTAGATAAAGTTGATGATAAAAGTGATTATATGGTATCTAAATTAAAGAAACTTAAAGAAAAGTATAATATAATAGAAGAAATTAAAGGAATGGGGTTTTTGCTTGGATTGAAATTAAGCATTGATGTGAGCGAATTTAGTAAAAGATGTTTTGAACATAAACTTCTGCTGATAACGGCAGGAAAAGATGTTATAAGAATATTACCTCCACTTAATATAGAGAAAGAAGACATAGACAAGTTTATTATAAAGCTTGAAGAGGTTATAAAAACATTTTAA
- a CDS encoding SpoVR family protein: protein MEYTLKELEYWNEKIEAIAQDFGLDYYPQEFEIINYNEMIAYEVYVGMPSMYPHWSFGKGYEKLKTLYNYNLTGLPYEMVINSNPCIAYLMKDNTKLLQILTIAHVYGHNDFFKNNRLFKQGTNAEYTVEMFKNHADMIRSYINDPSIGYIEVEKMLNAAHALKFQTNRAVGFKYLTDEEIKKRKINDYKNDDLRDSIIIPKNKKEPPNLEKIPQEPVEDMLGFISKYGELEEWQKNIIDIVRKETMYFIPQIETKIMNEGWASFWHYNILKKLDLPPDLYIEFIKRHNDVIVPLQGSVNPYFLGFELYKNLAEKYGIEKIFEVREMERDSSFIRRYFTEELCNKLNLFEYIEKNRNIIIEEISDETGWKNIRDTLSNSCGVGSIPYIIITDCSRFDKTLTLEHVFDGRELQLKYTIETLKYVVDLWKHKVVLKTYMDGRKTKIVCDENKVIYS, encoded by the coding sequence TTGGAGTATACTTTAAAGGAGCTTGAATATTGGAATGAAAAAATTGAGGCAATAGCACAAGATTTTGGATTAGATTACTATCCTCAAGAGTTTGAGATAATAAACTACAATGAAATGATTGCTTATGAAGTATATGTAGGTATGCCTTCTATGTATCCGCACTGGAGTTTTGGAAAAGGATATGAAAAGCTAAAGACATTATATAATTATAATCTTACAGGTCTGCCTTATGAGATGGTTATAAATTCAAATCCATGCATAGCTTATTTAATGAAAGATAATACAAAACTACTTCAAATATTAACTATAGCACATGTTTATGGACATAATGATTTTTTTAAAAATAATAGATTGTTTAAACAGGGTACAAATGCCGAATATACAGTAGAAATGTTTAAGAATCATGCAGATATGATAAGATCATATATAAATGATCCGAGTATAGGGTATATAGAAGTAGAGAAAATGCTGAATGCAGCTCATGCTCTTAAATTTCAAACAAACAGGGCAGTGGGATTTAAATATTTGACTGATGAGGAAATAAAAAAAAGGAAAATTAATGATTATAAAAATGATGATTTACGAGATAGTATAATAATTCCTAAAAATAAAAAAGAACCTCCAAATTTAGAGAAAATTCCTCAGGAACCAGTTGAGGATATGCTTGGGTTTATATCAAAGTATGGTGAACTTGAGGAATGGCAGAAAAATATTATAGATATAGTAAGAAAAGAGACAATGTATTTTATACCACAGATTGAAACTAAAATAATGAATGAGGGATGGGCTAGTTTCTGGCACTATAATATATTAAAGAAACTAGATTTGCCACCTGATCTATATATAGAATTTATAAAAAGACACAATGATGTAATTGTTCCTCTTCAAGGCAGCGTAAATCCATATTTTCTTGGATTTGAGTTGTATAAAAATTTAGCTGAAAAGTATGGAATTGAAAAAATATTTGAAGTTAGAGAAATGGAAAGAGATTCATCATTTATTAGAAGATATTTTACAGAAGAACTATGTAATAAATTGAATTTATTTGAGTATATTGAAAAAAATAGGAATATTATAATAGAAGAAATCTCAGATGAAACAGGATGGAAAAATATAAGAGATACCTTGAGTAATTCATGTGGGGTTGGTAGTATTCCTTATATAATAATTACAGACTGTTCAAGATTTGACAAAACACTGACCCTAGAGCATGTGTTTGATGGCAGAGAACTCCAGTTAAAGTATACAATAGAGACTCTTAAATATGTAGTTGATTTGTGGAAACATAAAGTCGTTTTAAAGACTTATATGGATGGAAGGAAAACAAAAATAGTATGTGATGAAAATAAGGTTATTTACTCCTAG
- the yhbH gene encoding sporulation protein YhbH, whose protein sequence is MAIFREFTPIDHDRAVEDRRRNRQLVEDSIKKNLVDILSEESIVGQTDRNKKIKIPIKGLKEYKFIYGKNVPGVGSGNGTEKRGDVIGTSKDGNKKEGSRAGNEEGEDIYETEVTIDEIMEYIFEDLNLPNLSKKKYSEIVFESSRKKCGYQKKGIPPRLAKKRTVVEKLKRKQGMKRALSKDSDLYNVDQKLEKRYKLEDGKLSGRFPFKEDDLRYYRVKPVLKKEYNAVVICIMDTSASMDPTKKYLARSFYLMLYHFIRMKYSTVEIEFIAHSTIAKIVTEDEFFHKVESGGTYISSGYNKALEMIREKYNPSIWNIYAFHVSDGDNWSEDNDRAVKSANKLCDVCNLFGYAEIMAYGYTSAIKKRYSNEVKRNNFVPVSIKKKEDMWNALKEMLTVDIKNDTE, encoded by the coding sequence ATGGCCATATTCAGAGAGTTTACTCCAATAGATCATGATAGGGCAGTTGAGGATAGAAGACGGAACAGACAGCTGGTTGAAGATTCAATAAAGAAAAACCTTGTTGATATATTGTCTGAGGAAAGTATAGTTGGGCAGACTGATAGAAATAAAAAAATAAAGATTCCAATAAAAGGGCTTAAAGAGTATAAATTTATATATGGAAAAAATGTTCCCGGAGTTGGAAGTGGTAATGGAACAGAAAAAAGAGGAGATGTGATAGGAACATCAAAAGATGGAAATAAAAAAGAGGGAAGCAGAGCTGGAAATGAAGAGGGCGAAGATATATATGAAACTGAAGTTACGATAGATGAAATAATGGAATATATATTTGAAGATTTAAATCTCCCTAACTTAAGTAAGAAGAAGTATTCTGAAATTGTGTTTGAATCATCAAGAAAGAAATGTGGTTATCAAAAAAAAGGAATACCACCAAGGCTTGCAAAAAAGAGGACTGTTGTTGAAAAATTAAAGAGAAAACAGGGAATGAAGCGTGCACTATCTAAAGACAGTGATCTCTATAATGTAGATCAAAAATTGGAAAAAAGATACAAGCTAGAAGATGGGAAACTAAGTGGAAGGTTTCCATTTAAAGAAGATGATCTTAGGTATTACAGAGTTAAACCTGTGCTTAAAAAAGAATATAATGCAGTTGTAATTTGTATTATGGATACATCAGCATCTATGGATCCAACTAAGAAATACTTGGCAAGATCATTTTATCTTATGCTTTACCATTTTATTAGAATGAAGTATTCAACTGTTGAAATAGAATTCATTGCACATTCTACAATTGCAAAAATAGTAACTGAGGATGAATTTTTTCACAAGGTTGAATCTGGTGGAACGTATATATCAAGTGGATATAATAAAGCCCTTGAAATGATAAGAGAAAAATATAATCCATCTATTTGGAATATATATGCTTTTCATGTAAGTGATGGTGATAACTGGAGTGAAGATAATGACAGGGCTGTTAAGTCAGCAAATAAATTGTGTGATGTGTGTAATTTATTTGGTTATGCTGAAATAATGGCATATGGCTATACAAGTGCAATAAAAAAAAGATACTCAAATGAGGTAAAAAGAAATAACTTTGTTCCGGTATCTATAAAAAAGAAAGAAGATATGTGGAATGCTCTAAAAGAAATGCTGACAGTTGATATAAAGAATGATACTGAATAG
- a CDS encoding PrkA family serine protein kinase — MDFKELIKMDREKRKKENFSGTFLEYLDVVKQNPGITALAHKRIYDIIASKGVRILKPEENLRIRRIYGNENIKSYGFFKDNFFGIDKTLMKIASYFYSAAMEGEESRQVLYLVGPVGSGKSSIVESIKKALEKSSPVYSLEGCPMREEPLHLIPKHLRGEFEQKLGVKIEGDLCPECRYRLREEFKGEFEKFPVVKTGFSIRSRKGIGVVPPVDPNNQDTSVLVGSVDISKMDLYPEDDPRIFSLNGAFNVGNRGLVEFIEVFKNDVEYLHTIITATQEKSIPSPGKGSMIYFDGVIIAHSNEAEWDKFKSDHTNEAVLDRIVKVEVPYCLELNEEIKIYKKILGKSNFKAHIAPHTIEIAAMFAILTRLKPSNKVDQFTKLKIYNGEEIVEKGTTKRIDITELRDEAGIREGMDGISTRFIVKAIDNALSNSEFKCINPLSVMESIIKSVRDLDTSDDVKKKYLAFIQDTIRKEYNKILEKEITKAFIQSFKEQAESLFNNYLDHSEAYVNKTKIKDNSTGEQLEPDENFMRSIEEQIGISESSAKGFRSDVTSYMFYMMRKGEKLEYTSYEPLKEAIEKKITSSVREMSRIITKSKVRDKEQDEKYNSMVDEMKKNGYCDHCCDVILKYAANNLWKD, encoded by the coding sequence ATGGATTTTAAGGAATTGATTAAGATGGATAGAGAAAAAAGAAAAAAAGAGAATTTTTCGGGCACATTTTTGGAATATCTAGACGTAGTAAAACAAAATCCCGGGATCACAGCACTTGCTCATAAGAGGATTTATGATATTATAGCCAGCAAAGGTGTAAGAATTCTAAAACCTGAGGAAAATCTTAGAATAAGAAGAATATACGGAAATGAAAATATAAAGAGCTATGGATTTTTCAAAGATAATTTTTTCGGAATTGATAAAACCCTAATGAAGATAGCCAGTTATTTTTATTCAGCAGCTATGGAAGGTGAAGAATCAAGACAGGTATTATATTTAGTTGGACCTGTGGGATCAGGAAAGTCATCTATTGTAGAATCCATTAAGAAGGCACTTGAAAAGAGCAGCCCCGTATACAGCTTAGAGGGCTGCCCTATGAGGGAGGAGCCCCTTCATCTTATACCAAAACATTTAAGAGGCGAATTTGAACAAAAGTTAGGTGTGAAGATTGAAGGGGATTTATGTCCTGAATGTAGGTACAGATTGAGAGAAGAGTTTAAAGGGGAGTTCGAGAAATTCCCGGTTGTGAAAACTGGATTTTCGATAAGATCACGAAAAGGAATAGGAGTAGTTCCTCCTGTTGATCCAAATAATCAGGATACCTCTGTTTTAGTCGGCTCTGTAGATATATCAAAGATGGATTTATATCCAGAGGATGATCCAAGAATATTTTCATTAAATGGAGCCTTTAATGTCGGCAATAGAGGTTTAGTTGAGTTTATAGAAGTATTTAAGAATGATGTTGAATATCTTCATACCATAATAACTGCTACCCAGGAGAAGTCAATACCATCACCAGGAAAGGGGTCTATGATATACTTTGATGGAGTAATAATTGCACATTCAAATGAAGCTGAGTGGGATAAATTTAAATCGGATCATACAAACGAAGCTGTGTTAGATAGGATAGTAAAGGTAGAGGTACCTTACTGTCTTGAACTAAATGAAGAGATAAAGATATATAAAAAAATACTTGGGAAGAGTAATTTTAAAGCCCATATAGCACCGCATACAATTGAAATTGCAGCTATGTTTGCAATACTTACAAGACTTAAACCATCAAATAAAGTTGATCAGTTTACTAAATTAAAGATATACAATGGAGAAGAGATAGTTGAGAAGGGTACTACAAAGAGAATAGATATAACAGAGCTTAGAGATGAAGCTGGAATCAGAGAGGGAATGGATGGAATATCCACTAGGTTTATAGTAAAAGCTATAGATAATGCTCTTTCAAATTCAGAATTTAAGTGTATAAATCCTTTAAGTGTGATGGAAAGTATAATAAAATCAGTACGTGACCTGGATACATCTGATGATGTAAAGAAAAAATATTTAGCATTTATACAGGATACTATAAGAAAAGAATATAATAAAATATTGGAGAAAGAAATTACTAAAGCATTTATACAGAGTTTTAAGGAACAAGCTGAAAGTTTGTTTAATAATTATTTAGATCATTCTGAGGCTTATGTAAATAAGACAAAAATTAAAGATAATTCAACCGGAGAGCAGCTGGAACCTGATGAAAACTTTATGAGATCAATCGAGGAGCAGATAGGGATCTCTGAGAGTTCTGCAAAGGGTTTTAGATCAGATGTAACATCATATATGTTCTACATGATGAGAAAAGGAGAAAAGCTTGAATATACATCCTATGAGCCCTTAAAAGAGGCAATTGAGAAAAAAATAACTTCATCCGTAAGAGAAATGTCCCGTATTATAACGAAATCTAAAGTTAGAGATAAGGAGCAGGATGAAAAGTATAATTCAATGGTTGATGAAATGAAGAAGAATGGATATTGTGATCATTGTTGTGATGTTATACTAAAATATGCGGCTAACAACTTATGGAAGGACTGA